The following is a genomic window from Nicotiana sylvestris chloroplast, complete genome.
TTCGATCTATGATTTATCATTCATGGACGTTGATAAGATCCATCCATTTAGCAGCACCTTAGGATGGCATAGCCTTAAAAGTGAAGGGCGAGGTTCAAACGAGGAAAGGCTTACGGTGGATACCTAGGCACCCAGAGACGAGGAAGGGCGTAGTAATCGACGAAATGCTTCGGGGAGTTGAAAATAAGCATAGATCCGGAGATTCCCGAATAGGGCAACCTTTCGAACTGCTGCTGAATCCATGGGCAGGCAAGAGACAACCTGGCGAACTGAAACATCTTAGTAGCCAGAGGAAAAGAAAGCAAAAGCGATTCCCGTAGTAGCGGCGAGCGAAATGGGAGCAGCCTAAACCGTGAAAACGGGGTTGTGGGAGAGCAATACAAGCGTCGTGCTGCTAGGCGAAGCAGCCCGAATGCTGCACCCTAGATGGCGAAAGTCCAGTAGCCGAAAGCATCACTAGCTTATGCTCTGACCCGAGTAGCATGGGGCACGTGGAATCCCGTGTGAATCAGCAAGGACCACCTTGCAAGGCTAAATACTCCTGGGTGACCGATAGCGAAGTAGTACCGTGAGGGAAGGGTGAAAAGAACCCCCATCGGGGAGTGAAATAGAACATGAAACCGTAAGCTCCCAAGCAGTGGGAGGAGCCAGGGCTCTGACCGCGTGCCTGTTGAAGAATGAGCCGGCGACTCATAGGCAGTGGCTTGGTTAAGGGAACCCACCGGAGCCGTAGCGAAAGCGAGTCTTCATAGGGCAATTGTCACTGCTTATGGACCCGAACCTGGGTGATCTATCCATGACCAGGATGAAGCTTGGGTGAAACTAAGTGGAGGTCCGAACCGACTGATGTTGAAGAATCAGCGGATGAGTTGTGGTTAGGGGTGAAATGCCACTCGAACCCAGAGCTAGCTGGTTCTCCCCGAAATGCGTTGAGGCGCAGCAGTTGACTGGACATCTAGGGGTAAAGCACTGTTTCGGTGCGGGCCGCGAGAGCGGTACCAAATCGAGGCAAACTCTGAATACTAGATATGACCTCAAAATAACAGGGGTCAAGGTCGGCTAGTGAGACGATGGGGGATAAGCTTCATCGTCGAGAGGGAAACAGCCCGGATCACCAGCTAAGGCCCCTAAATGATCGCTCAGTGATAAAGGAGGTAGGGGTGCAGAGACAGCCAGGAGGTTTGCCTAGAAGCAGCCACCCTTGAAAGAGTGCGTAATAGCTCACTGATCGAGCGCTCTTGCGCCGAAGATGAACGGGGCTAAGCGATCTGCCGAAGCTGTGGGATGTAAAAATACATCGGTAGGGGAGCGTTCCGCCTTAGAGAGAAGCCTCCGCGCGAGCGGTGGTGGACGAAGCGGAAGCGAGAATGTCGGCTTGAGTAACGCAAACATTGGTGAGAATCCAATGCCCCGAAAACCTAAGGGTTCCTCCGCAAGGTTCGTCCACGGAGGGTGAGTCAGGGCCTAAGATCAGGCCGAAAGGCGTAGTCGATGGACAACAGGTGAATATTCCTGTACTGCCCCTTGTTGGTCCCGAGGGACGGAGGAGGCTAGGTTAGCCGAAAGATGGTTATCGGTTCAAGAACGTAAGGTGTCCCTGCTTTGTCAGGGTAAGAAGGGGTAGAGAAAATGCCTCGAGCCAATGTTCGAATACCAGGCGCTACGGCGCTGAAGTAACCCATGCCATACTCCCAGGAAAAGCTCGAACGACTTTGAGCAAGAGGGTACCTGTACCCGAAACCGACACAGGTGGGTAGGTAGAGAATACCTAGGGGCGCGAGACAACTCTCTCTAAGGAACTCGGCAAAATAGCCCCGTAACTTCGGGAGAAGGGGTGCCTCCTCACAAAGGGGGTCGCAGTGACCAGGCCCGGGCGACTGTTTACCAAAAACACAGGTCTCCGCAAAGTCGTAAGACCATGTATGGGGGCTGACGCCTGCCCAGTGCCGGAAGGTCAAGGAAGTTGGTGACCTGATGACAGGGGAGCCGGCGACCGAAGCCCCGGTGAACGGCGGCCGTAACTATAACGGTCCTAAGGTAGCGAAATTCCTTGTCGGGTAAGTTCCGACCCGCACGAAAGGCGTAACGATCTGGGCACTGTCTCGGAGAGAGGCTCGGTGAAATAGACATGTCTGTGAAGATGCGGACTACCTGCACCTGGACAGAAAGACCCTATGAAGCTTCACTGTTCCCTGGGATTGGCTTTGGGCCTTTCCTGCGCAGCTTAGGTGGAAGGCGAAGAAGGCCTCCTTCCGGGGGGGCCCGAGCCATCAGTGAGATACCACTCTGGAAGGGCTAGAATTCTAACCTTGTGTCAGGACCTACGGGCCAAGGGACAGTCTCAGGTAGACAGTTTCTATGGGGCGTAGGCCTCCCAAAAGGTAACGGAGGCGTGCAAAGGTTTCCTCGGGCCGGACGGAGATTGGCCCTCGAGTGCAAAGGCAGAAGGGAGCTTGACTGCAAGACCCACCCGTCGAGCAGGGACGAAAGTCGGCCTTAGTGATCCGACGGTGCCGAGTGGAAGGGCCGTCGCTCAACGGATAAAAGTTACTCTAGGGATAACAGGCTGATCTTCCCCAAGAGCTCACATCGACGGGAAGGTTTGGCACCTCGATGTCGGCTCTTCGCCACCTGGGGCTGTAGTATGTTCCAAGGGTTGGGCTGTTCGCCCATTAAAGCGGTACGTGAGCTGGGTTCAGAACGTCGTGAGACAGTTCGGTCCATATCCGGTGTGGGCGTTAGAGCATTGAGAGGACCTTTCCCTAGTACGAGAGGACCGGGAAGGACGCACCTCTGGTGTACCAGTTATCGTGCCCACGGTAAACGCTGGGTAGCCAAGTGCGGAGCGGATAACTGCTGAAAGCATCTAAGTAGTAAGCCCACCCCAAGATGAGTGCTCTCCTATTCCGACTTCCCCAGAGCCTCCGGTAGCACAGCCGAGACAGCGACGGGTTCTCTGCCCCTGCGGGGATGGAGCGACAGAAGTTTTTTTGAGAATTCAAGAGAAGGTCACGGCGAGACGAGCCGTTTATCATTACGATAGGTGTCAAGTGGAAGTGCAGTGATGTATGCAGCTGAGGCATCCTAACAGACCGGTAGACTTGAACCTTGTTCCTACATGACCTGATCAATTCGATCAGGCACTCGCCATCTATTTTCATTGTTCAAATCTTTGACAACACGAAAAAACCATTGTTCAACTCTTTGACAACATGAAAAAACCAAAAGCTCTGCCCTCCCTCTCTATCTATCCAAGGGATGGAAGGGCAGAGGCCTTTGGTGTCCCCTCCAGTCAAGAATTGGGGCCTCACAATCACTAGCCAATATGCTTTTCTCTCATGCCTTTCTTCGTTCATGGTTCGATATTCTGGTGTCCTAGGCGTAGAGGAACCACACCAATCCATCCCGAACTTGGTGGTTAAACTCTACTGCGGTGACGATACTGTAGGGGAGGTCCTGCGGAAAAATAGCTCGACGCCAGGATGATAAAAAGCTTAACACCTCTCATTCTTATTACTTTTTCAATATGAAAACGAAAAAAAAAAAAATGAAAAATCAAAAGGTCGTTTTATTCAAAACCCCAATTGTGACATCCCTTCTCTCCCACTTCACACCTCGGAACGCACCCTTCTTATAGAGATAAACGCGCCTTCACATCTTCTTAACCCGAAATGGCTGGGGAGAGGAAAGGTTCCTTTTTTTGAGGGTACTCCCGGGAACAGATCCAGTGGAGACGGGGTGGGGCCTGTAGCTCAGAGGATTAGAGCACGTGGCTACGAACCACGGTGTCGGGGGTTCGAATCCCTCCTCGCCCACAACCGGCCCAAAAGGGAAGTACCTTTCCCTCTGGGGGTAGGAAAATCATGATCGGGATAGCGAACCAAAAGCTATGGAACTTGGGTGTGGGTCTTTTGTCGAAATGGAATGGCTTTTCTTTTTCTCTTTTTATTTATCGTGAATGGGGGAATCATTACACATAGTATGCCCGGTCAGCATATTTTTTTGTTTTACGCCCCGTAACTCTTCCTCAGCCAGGCTTGGGCAGAATAGCAGAGCAAGTATTAGTAGCATAACAAAAAAGCCTTCCTCGTCATTAATATCTTTGCTCGCGGCAATTGTGACCTCTCGGGAGAATCGATGACTGCATCTTTGATGCAGTGCTAGTATATCTGAGACTTCTTAATTGGCTAGTTGTAAATAGCCCCAGGGCTATGGAACAAAGGATTATCTCGGACCTAGACCGAGGTATTGATGGTGATTTTCTAATCTCGCAGAACAGAATGTGATACGATGAGATAGAATGCAATAGAAACAAAGACAGGGAACGGGTTACCTACTCTTAACGGGCAAAGCGAGCCCCTTTATTCTGAATTCTTTAATTCAGAATCAATCAAATCTCCCCAAGTAGGATTCGAACCTACGACCAATCGGTTAACAGCCGACCGCTCTACCACTGAGCTACTGAGGAACAACAGGAGATTCGATCTCATAGAGTTCAATTCCCGTTCCCAACCCATGACCAATATGAGCTCGAAGCTTCCTTCGTAACTCCCGGAACTTCTTCGTAGTGGCTCCCTTACATGCCTCATTTCAGAGGGAACCTCAAAGTGGCTCTATTTCATTATATTCCATCCATATCCCAATTCCATTCATTTAATATCCCTTTGGTGTCATTGACATAACAGATGTCGTTTCTAGTCTATCTCTTTCTATTTCTTTTCTATATATGGAAAGTTCAAAAATCATCATATAATAATCCAGAAATTGCAATAGAAAAGAAATAAGGGAGGTTTGTGATGATTTTTCAATCTTTTCTACTAGGTAATCTAGTATCCTTATGCATGAAGATAATCAATTCGGTCGTTGTGGTCGGACTCTATTATGGATTTCTGACCACATTCTCCATAGGGCCCTCTTATCTCTTCCTTCTCCGAGCTCTGGTTATGGAAGAAGGAACCGAGAAGAAGGTATCAGCAACAACTGGTTTTATTACGGGGCAGCTCATGATGTTCATATCGATCTATTATGCGCCTCTGCATCTAGCATTGGGTAGACCTCATACAATAACTGTCCTAGCTCTACCATATCTTTTGTTTCATTTCTTCTGGAACAATCACAAACACTTTTTTGATTATGGATCTACTACCAGAAATTCAATGCGTAATCTCAGCATTCAATGTGTATTCCTGAATAATCTCATTTTTCAATTATTCAACCATTTCATTTTACCAAGTTCAATGTTAGCCAGATTAGTCAACATTTATCTCTTTCGATGCAACAGCAAGATCTTATTTGTAACAAGTGGTTTTGTTGGTTGGTTAATTGGTCACATTTTATTCATGAAATGGCTTGGATTGGTATTAGTCTGGATACGGCAAAATCATTCTATTAGATCGAATAAGTACATTCGATCTAATAAGTACCTTGTGTTAGAATTGAGAAATTCTATGGCTCGGATCTTTAGTATTCTCTTATTTATTACCTGTGTCTACTATTTAGGCAGAATACCCTCACCCATTCTTACTAAGAAACTAAAAGAAGCCTCAAAAACAGAAGAAAGGGTGGAAAGTGAGGAAGAAAGAGATGTAGAAATAGAAACAGCTTCCGAAATGAAGGGGACTAAACAGGAACAAGAGGGATCCACTGAAGAAGATCCTTATCCTTCTCCTTCCCTTTTTTCGGAAGAAAGGTGGGATCCGGACAAAATCGATGAAACGGAAGAAATCCGAGTGAATGGAAAGGACAAAATAAAGGATAAATTCCACTCTCACCTTACAGAGACAGGCTATAATTGTAATTGTGAATTAAAAAAAACAGAAAATAAGGAATTTGATTCACAAAGTTGAAAAGAGTAAGTAATAAACTAATAAAAAGATTGAAACATAAGCTAAATACAAGAAAAGATAAGAAGAGATGCGTCCGCCCCCTATATATTTGATACCTTCTCCTACAATGAAACTAATAACCCCAACCCCGTTAGTCATCCCATCAATTACTCGTCGATCAAAAAAATGAGTAAATTCAGCTAATCCTCTTATCCCACCAACTAAGAATCTTGTATAAAAAGCATCTATGTAAGCACGATTATATGACCAATCATATATGCCATTTATAATTTTGTCCCACAGAATTCTCTTAGGACCCTTTTTAACAAAAGAATTAATTAACTCAAAATTTTTTAAAGAAGAATAAATGGGTTTATATAAAAAGGATGCTATAAATATTCCGAAATAAGCTATACTGACTGAAAGAACTGCATCCTTTAAAAATTCATTCCAATCCATCGAATTATTCGACTTTTGATGCAAAAGATTTATAGATGGAGCTAACCATTTCGATAATATATCCAAATTCCCTCCCTCTTGGTTGAAAGGAATTCCTATAGATCCAACAAACAAAGTAAAGAGTCCTAATACAAATATTGGGAATAGCATAGTATTGTCCGATTCATAAGGATAGGAATAAACCGCTTTATGCTCAAAATGAGCAATAGTCATAAAAGGTCGTGTCATCTTTCTTCCATTTTTATCAATTGGATATTTAGTTTTTGCAAAAAAATAAGTACTTTCATTATTATTCATAGTTAATAAACAAGAGTTTTTCTTAACTCCGTTTTTACCCCATAGAGATATTGAATAGAAGGGGGTTTTTTGTTTCCCACCATAATTTTGAAAATGAGCGTTTAAATGCCCTTCAAAAGTAAGTAAATAGATCCGAAACATATAAAATGCGGTTAATCCCGCCGTGGCCCAAGCTATTATTGCGAAAATTGGCGAATACAACCAACTATCATTAAGAATTTCATCTTTGGACCAAAAACAAGCAAGAGGTGGAATACCACAAAGAGAAAGTGTACCTAATAAAAATGTGATTTTGCTAATTGGTACATGTTTTCTTAAACCTCCCATAAGACCCATATTCTGACTTTTAGCTGGAGAATATCCAACAATAGTTTCCATTGAATGAATAATGGATCCGGATCCTAAAAATAATAATGCTTTGGAATAAGCATGAGTAATCAAATGAAATAAAGCGCTTCGATAAGACCCCATACCAAGAGCTAACATCATATAACCCAATTGAGACATTGTGGAATAGGCTAAACCTCTCTTAATGTCTTTTTGAGCAAGAGCTAAAGTAGCTCCTAATAATACTGTTATTATTCCTATAACCGAGATCAAATACATTATGTAAGGTATAACTCTGAAAAGAGGAAGAAGCCGAGCTACAAGAAAAATTCCCGCCGCTACCATAGTAGCAGCATGTATAAGAGCCGAAATGGGAGTAGGCCCCTCCATGGCATCAGGTAACCATACATGAAGGGGGAATTGGGCGGATTTAGCAACTGCACCGGCAAATAAGAGAACAGCACATAAAGTAACAAATAAAAAATCGACTTCATTATTATAAATCAAGTTATTGAATATTTCGAATAAATCCCTAAATTCGAAACTCCCTGTTATCCAATAAAAACCTAAAATTCCTAATAATAAACCAAAATCCCCTACACGATTAGTTACAAACGCTTTTTGACAAGCATTTGCCGCAACAGGTCGTGTAAACCAAAATCCTATTAATAGATAGGAACACAGCCCAACCAATTCCCAAAAAATATAAATTTGTATCAAATTCGAACTAGTAACTAATCCCAACATGGAAGTACTGAAAAAACTCATATAAGCAAAAAATCTCAAATAGCCTTGATCATGAGCCATATAATTATCACTATAAATAAGAACCATAATTCCAACCGTAGTGATTAATATTGACATAATAGAAGTAAGTGGGTCGATCAAGTATCCGAAGTCTAAAGAAAAATCATTATTGATGATCCAAGACCATACATATTGATAAAAAGAACTGCTATTTATTTGCTGAATAGACAGGTAGATTGAAAAAACCATGACTATGCTTAACAATAAAACACTCTGAAAAGCCCACATACGGCGAAAACTTTTTGTTGCCGTTGGAAAAAGAAAAAGTCCCGCTCCTATTAACATAGGGACTGGAAGTGGAATGAAAGGTATGATCCACGCATATTCATATGTCTGTTCCATAAAAAAGTTTTGAATTCT
Proteins encoded in this region:
- the ndhF gene encoding NADH dehydrogenase subunit 5, which encodes MEQTYEYAWIIPFIPLPVPMLIGAGLFLFPTATKSFRRMWAFQSVLLLSIVMVFSIYLSIQQINSSSFYQYVWSWIINNDFSLDFGYLIDPLTSIMSILITTVGIMVLIYSDNYMAHDQGYLRFFAYMSFFSTSMLGLVTSSNLIQIYIFWELVGLCSYLLIGFWFTRPVAANACQKAFVTNRVGDFGLLLGILGFYWITGSFEFRDLFEIFNNLIYNNEVDFLFVTLCAVLLFAGAVAKSAQFPLHVWLPDAMEGPTPISALIHAATMVAAGIFLVARLLPLFRVIPYIMYLISVIGIITVLLGATLALAQKDIKRGLAYSTMSQLGYMMLALGMGSYRSALFHLITHAYSKALLFLGSGSIIHSMETIVGYSPAKSQNMGLMGGLRKHVPISKITFLLGTLSLCGIPPLACFWSKDEILNDSWLYSPIFAIIAWATAGLTAFYMFRIYLLTFEGHLNAHFQNYGGKQKTPFYSISLWGKNGVKKNSCLLTMNNNESTYFFAKTKYPIDKNGRKMTRPFMTIAHFEHKAVYSYPYESDNTMLFPIFVLGLFTLFVGSIGIPFNQEGGNLDILSKWLAPSINLLHQKSNNSMDWNEFLKDAVLSVSIAYFGIFIASFLYKPIYSSLKNFELINSFVKKGPKRILWDKIINGIYDWSYNRAYIDAFYTRFLVGGIRGLAEFTHFFDRRVIDGMTNGVGVISFIVGEGIKYIGGGRISSYLFLYLAYVSIFLLVYYLLFSTL
- a CDS encoding hypothetical protein (ORF350~truncated ycf1); translated protein: MMIFQSFLLGNLVSLCMKIINSVVVVGLYYGFLTTFSIGPSYLFLLRALVMEEGTEKKVSATTGFITGQLMMFISIYYAPLHLALGRPHTITVLALPYLLFHFFWNNHKHFFDYGSTTRNSMRNLSIQCVFLNNLIFQLFNHFILPSSMLARLVNIYLFRCNSKILFVTSGFVGWLIGHILFMKWLGLVLVWIRQNHSIRSNKYIRSNKYLVLELRNSMARIFSILLFITCVYYLGRIPSPILTKKLKEASKTEERVESEEERDVEIETASEMKGTKQEQEGSTEEDPYPSPSLFSEERWDPDKIDETEEIRVNGKDKIKDKFHSHLTETGYNCNCELKKTENKEFDSQS
- a CDS encoding hypothetical protein (ORF75) — encoded protein: MRHVREPLRRSSGSYEGSFELILVMGWERELNSMRSNLLLFLSSSVVERSAVNRLVVGSNPTWGDLIDSELKNSE